A genomic segment from Hyla sarda isolate aHylSar1 chromosome 1 unlocalized genomic scaffold, aHylSar1.hap1 SUPER_1_unloc_23, whole genome shotgun sequence encodes:
- the LOC130298131 gene encoding oocyte zinc finger protein XlCOF7.1-like isoform X1 gives MDKDRNEVIKRILHFTLEILHLLTGEDYTIVKKTWGECVAPSSHLHESGGQSRARGPITEPPPQSLIHEKKILELIHRITELLTGEVPIRCQDVAVYFSMEEWEYVEGHKDLYQDIVMMEDHRPLTSQDGVIDRNPPERCPRHLYSQDCPENHQSENLMNIKVEVIDDEEETDLGADQQYGVMDRNPPERCPRPLYSQDCPEGNVPEKHQGGDLTNNKVEDEEERMSGHHPCMREVKEEIPGGVTPEIPLKNSDRNVILSLNIKVEDQDDMERSSGYDLSPNNPSEHGEPSPHQPHVFTIRSDRIQCDECGIEFIKRSDLSRHRRIHTGEKLFTCSECGKSFTRKSVLVVHERSHTGEKPYSCAQCGKSFIQKSQLVIHERIHTGEKPFSCSQCEKCFSSKSHLVTHKRIHTGEKPYSCSECGKCFARKLVLLKHEKLHSTEKPYLECGSNADKHERSHTGKEPFLCLLCGKSFTRKSVLVIHERSHTGEKPYSCSVCGKCFIQKAQLVIHERIHTGEKPYSCLQCGKCFASKSHLVSHERIHTGEKLFPCSHCGKCFTRKSRLVIHERIHTGEKPFSCSECGKCFFANDKLRNHQRSHTREKPF, from the exons gattacaccatagtgaagaagacatggggggagtgtgtggcccccagcagccatctccatgagtcaggaggacagagcagggcccggggccccatcaCGGAGCCTCCACCTCAGTCACTGATACATGagaagaagatcctagaactcatccacaggatcactgagctgctgactggagag gttcctataaggtgtcaggatgtggcggtctatttctccatggaggagtgggagtatgtagaaggacacaaggatctgtaccaggacatagtcatgatggaggatcaccggcccctcacatcacaag atggagtcattgatagaaatccacccgagaggtgtccccgtcatctgtattcccaggactgtccagagaacCATCAG AGTGAAAATTTGATGAATATTAAGGTTGAGGTTATagatgatgaagaggagacggATTTGGGGGccgatcagcagt atggagtcatggatagaaatccacccgagaggtgtccccgccctctgtattcccaggactgtccagagggaaatgtcccagagaagcatcag gggggagatctgactaataataaagtggaggatgaagaagagaggatgagcggccatcacccgtgtatgagggaagtgaaggaggaaattccaggaggtgttaccccag AAATTCCTTTAAAGAATTCTGATAGAAACGTCATTTTATCGCTAAATATTAAAGTAGAAGATCAGGATgatatggagcgctcctcaggataCGACCTGTCACCTAATAATCCCTCTGAACATGGCGAACCTTCTCCTCACCAACCACACGTTTTCACCATAAGATCCGATCGGATTCAATGTGATGAATGTGGAATCGAATTTATAAAAAGATCAGATCTTTCTAGACATAGGAGaatacacacaggagagaagctatttacatgttcagaatgtgggaaaagttttacACGTAAATCAGTTCTGGTtgtacatgagagaagtcacacaggagagaagccatattcatgtgcaCAATGTGGGAAATCTTTTATACAGAAATCACAgcttgttatacatgagagaattcacacaggagaaaagcctttTTCATGTTCACAGTGCGAGAAATGTTTTTCAAGTAAATCCCATCTTGTTACACataagagaattcatacaggcgagaagccatattcatgttcagaatgtggaaaatgttttgcaaGGAAGTTGGTTCTGCTAAAGCATGAAAAACTTCACTCAACGGAGAAACCATATTTAGAATGTGGGAGTAACGCAGACAAACATGAGAGGAGTCACACAGGAAAGGAGCCATTTCTATGTTTATTATGTGGGAAAAGTTTCACACGTAAATCAGttcttgttatacatgagagaagtcacactggagagaagccatattcatgttcagtatgtggaaaatgttttatacaGAAAGCACAgcttgttatacatgagagaattcacactggagagaagccatattcatgtttacaatgtgggaaatgttttgcaagTAAATCTCATCTTGTgtcacatgagagaattcacacaggagagaagctatTTCCATGTTCAcattgtgggaaatgttttacacgtAAATCACGTCTTGtaatacatgagagaattcatacaggagagaagccattttcatgttcagaatgtgggaaatgtttttttgcTAATGACAAACTAAGGAATCATCAAAGAAGTCACACAAGAGAGAAACCATTTTGA
- the LOC130298131 gene encoding gastrula zinc finger protein XlCGF57.1-like isoform X2: protein MDKDRNEDYTIVKKTWGECVAPSSHLHESGGQSRARGPITEPPPQSLIHEKKILELIHRITELLTGEVPIRCQDVAVYFSMEEWEYVEGHKDLYQDIVMMEDHRPLTSQDGVIDRNPPERCPRHLYSQDCPENHQSENLMNIKVEVIDDEEETDLGADQQYGVMDRNPPERCPRPLYSQDCPEGNVPEKHQGGDLTNNKVEDEEERMSGHHPCMREVKEEIPGGVTPEIPLKNSDRNVILSLNIKVEDQDDMERSSGYDLSPNNPSEHGEPSPHQPHVFTIRSDRIQCDECGIEFIKRSDLSRHRRIHTGEKLFTCSECGKSFTRKSVLVVHERSHTGEKPYSCAQCGKSFIQKSQLVIHERIHTGEKPFSCSQCEKCFSSKSHLVTHKRIHTGEKPYSCSECGKCFARKLVLLKHEKLHSTEKPYLECGSNADKHERSHTGKEPFLCLLCGKSFTRKSVLVIHERSHTGEKPYSCSVCGKCFIQKAQLVIHERIHTGEKPYSCLQCGKCFASKSHLVSHERIHTGEKLFPCSHCGKCFTRKSRLVIHERIHTGEKPFSCSECGKCFFANDKLRNHQRSHTREKPF, encoded by the exons gattacaccatagtgaagaagacatggggggagtgtgtggcccccagcagccatctccatgagtcaggaggacagagcagggcccggggccccatcaCGGAGCCTCCACCTCAGTCACTGATACATGagaagaagatcctagaactcatccacaggatcactgagctgctgactggagag gttcctataaggtgtcaggatgtggcggtctatttctccatggaggagtgggagtatgtagaaggacacaaggatctgtaccaggacatagtcatgatggaggatcaccggcccctcacatcacaag atggagtcattgatagaaatccacccgagaggtgtccccgtcatctgtattcccaggactgtccagagaacCATCAG AGTGAAAATTTGATGAATATTAAGGTTGAGGTTATagatgatgaagaggagacggATTTGGGGGccgatcagcagt atggagtcatggatagaaatccacccgagaggtgtccccgccctctgtattcccaggactgtccagagggaaatgtcccagagaagcatcag gggggagatctgactaataataaagtggaggatgaagaagagaggatgagcggccatcacccgtgtatgagggaagtgaaggaggaaattccaggaggtgttaccccag AAATTCCTTTAAAGAATTCTGATAGAAACGTCATTTTATCGCTAAATATTAAAGTAGAAGATCAGGATgatatggagcgctcctcaggataCGACCTGTCACCTAATAATCCCTCTGAACATGGCGAACCTTCTCCTCACCAACCACACGTTTTCACCATAAGATCCGATCGGATTCAATGTGATGAATGTGGAATCGAATTTATAAAAAGATCAGATCTTTCTAGACATAGGAGaatacacacaggagagaagctatttacatgttcagaatgtgggaaaagttttacACGTAAATCAGTTCTGGTtgtacatgagagaagtcacacaggagagaagccatattcatgtgcaCAATGTGGGAAATCTTTTATACAGAAATCACAgcttgttatacatgagagaattcacacaggagaaaagcctttTTCATGTTCACAGTGCGAGAAATGTTTTTCAAGTAAATCCCATCTTGTTACACataagagaattcatacaggcgagaagccatattcatgttcagaatgtggaaaatgttttgcaaGGAAGTTGGTTCTGCTAAAGCATGAAAAACTTCACTCAACGGAGAAACCATATTTAGAATGTGGGAGTAACGCAGACAAACATGAGAGGAGTCACACAGGAAAGGAGCCATTTCTATGTTTATTATGTGGGAAAAGTTTCACACGTAAATCAGttcttgttatacatgagagaagtcacactggagagaagccatattcatgttcagtatgtggaaaatgttttatacaGAAAGCACAgcttgttatacatgagagaattcacactggagagaagccatattcatgtttacaatgtgggaaatgttttgcaagTAAATCTCATCTTGTgtcacatgagagaattcacacaggagagaagctatTTCCATGTTCAcattgtgggaaatgttttacacgtAAATCACGTCTTGtaatacatgagagaattcatacaggagagaagccattttcatgttcagaatgtgggaaatgtttttttgcTAATGACAAACTAAGGAATCATCAAAGAAGTCACACAAGAGAGAAACCATTTTGA
- the LOC130298131 gene encoding gastrula zinc finger protein XlCGF57.1-like isoform X3: protein MDKDRNEVIKRILHFTLEILHLLTGEDYTIVKKTWGECVAPSSHLHESGGQSRARGPITEPPPQSLIHEKKILELIHRITELLTGEVPIRCQDVAVYFSMEEWEYVEGHKDLYQDIVMMEDHRPLTSQDGVMDRNPPERCPRPLYSQDCPEGNVPEKHQGGDLTNNKVEDEEERMSGHHPCMREVKEEIPGGVTPEIPLKNSDRNVILSLNIKVEDQDDMERSSGYDLSPNNPSEHGEPSPHQPHVFTIRSDRIQCDECGIEFIKRSDLSRHRRIHTGEKLFTCSECGKSFTRKSVLVVHERSHTGEKPYSCAQCGKSFIQKSQLVIHERIHTGEKPFSCSQCEKCFSSKSHLVTHKRIHTGEKPYSCSECGKCFARKLVLLKHEKLHSTEKPYLECGSNADKHERSHTGKEPFLCLLCGKSFTRKSVLVIHERSHTGEKPYSCSVCGKCFIQKAQLVIHERIHTGEKPYSCLQCGKCFASKSHLVSHERIHTGEKLFPCSHCGKCFTRKSRLVIHERIHTGEKPFSCSECGKCFFANDKLRNHQRSHTREKPF, encoded by the exons gattacaccatagtgaagaagacatggggggagtgtgtggcccccagcagccatctccatgagtcaggaggacagagcagggcccggggccccatcaCGGAGCCTCCACCTCAGTCACTGATACATGagaagaagatcctagaactcatccacaggatcactgagctgctgactggagag gttcctataaggtgtcaggatgtggcggtctatttctccatggaggagtgggagtatgtagaaggacacaaggatctgtaccaggacatagtcatgatggaggatcaccggcccctcacatcacaag atggagtcatggatagaaatccacccgagaggtgtccccgccctctgtattcccaggactgtccagagggaaatgtcccagagaagcatcag gggggagatctgactaataataaagtggaggatgaagaagagaggatgagcggccatcacccgtgtatgagggaagtgaaggaggaaattccaggaggtgttaccccag AAATTCCTTTAAAGAATTCTGATAGAAACGTCATTTTATCGCTAAATATTAAAGTAGAAGATCAGGATgatatggagcgctcctcaggataCGACCTGTCACCTAATAATCCCTCTGAACATGGCGAACCTTCTCCTCACCAACCACACGTTTTCACCATAAGATCCGATCGGATTCAATGTGATGAATGTGGAATCGAATTTATAAAAAGATCAGATCTTTCTAGACATAGGAGaatacacacaggagagaagctatttacatgttcagaatgtgggaaaagttttacACGTAAATCAGTTCTGGTtgtacatgagagaagtcacacaggagagaagccatattcatgtgcaCAATGTGGGAAATCTTTTATACAGAAATCACAgcttgttatacatgagagaattcacacaggagaaaagcctttTTCATGTTCACAGTGCGAGAAATGTTTTTCAAGTAAATCCCATCTTGTTACACataagagaattcatacaggcgagaagccatattcatgttcagaatgtggaaaatgttttgcaaGGAAGTTGGTTCTGCTAAAGCATGAAAAACTTCACTCAACGGAGAAACCATATTTAGAATGTGGGAGTAACGCAGACAAACATGAGAGGAGTCACACAGGAAAGGAGCCATTTCTATGTTTATTATGTGGGAAAAGTTTCACACGTAAATCAGttcttgttatacatgagagaagtcacactggagagaagccatattcatgttcagtatgtggaaaatgttttatacaGAAAGCACAgcttgttatacatgagagaattcacactggagagaagccatattcatgtttacaatgtgggaaatgttttgcaagTAAATCTCATCTTGTgtcacatgagagaattcacacaggagagaagctatTTCCATGTTCAcattgtgggaaatgttttacacgtAAATCACGTCTTGtaatacatgagagaattcatacaggagagaagccattttcatgttcagaatgtgggaaatgtttttttgcTAATGACAAACTAAGGAATCATCAAAGAAGTCACACAAGAGAGAAACCATTTTGA